From the genome of Anopheles moucheti chromosome 3, idAnoMoucSN_F20_07, whole genome shotgun sequence, one region includes:
- the LOC128301772 gene encoding vesicular glutamate transporter 1, translating into MPGFADFKDRASNVFGGVGFEKFETKQGYDQMDGAAVGGAYQTDTGGNDSPMSFEEIERPPLRHVDKYVRAECPCIKTTRYTISLMTCLGFIISFGMRCNMGMAKLQFENGSVKYNWTVAMESAVDSSFFWGYLVTQVPGGFLASMFPANRIFGTAIAISAFLNLLVPGAMMLHPTVVILVRVLQGLVEGVTYPACHGIWRFWAPPLERSRLATMAFSGSYAGVVIGMPMSGILTGSISWHAPFYFYGVMGLIWYCFWLWLSFEKPRQHPTISVKELKYIEKSLGESVQLPMPTIATTPWRHFLTSMPVYAIIVANFCRSWNFYLLVLYQSAYLKHSFDFRIEETGLLGALPHLLMTIIVPFGGMLADHIRKSGILSTTNVRKLFNCGGFGLEGLFFLVVAHATSSMGAVTALTLGVAFSGFAISGYNVNHLDIAPRYASILMGMSNGIGTIAGLICPIAIDHLTRGQPKSCWSTVFTIAATVHLVGITFYAIFASGELQPWAEPTVEEQRAWDPVGSGYEKETTFNDAGDGGTAGGITDPMAQINATKTVSYGAVQQHVANNPFAYPNAISEEPVQPEARDTYLHGNPTERTY; encoded by the exons CGTTGGGTTCGAAAAGTTCGAAACCAAGCAAGGCTATGACCAGATGGATGGGGCAGCCGTCGGTGGCGCCTACCAGACGGACACCGGCGGCAACGACTCACCGATGTCGTTCGAGGAAATTGAACGGCCACCGTTGCGCCACGTCGACAAGTACGTTCGCGCGGAGTGTCCCTGCATCAAGACGACCCGCTACACGATCTCGCTGATGACCTGCCTAGGCTTTATCATTTCGTTCGGTATGCGCTGTAACATGGGCATGGCCAAGCTGCAGTTCGAGAACGGG TCGGTAAAGTACAACTGGACCGTGGCGATGGAGAGTGCGGTCGATTCGTCATTCTTCTGGGGCTACCTAGTGACGCAAGTACCGGGCGGCTTTCTCGCGTCGATGTTTCCAGCAAATCGAATCTTCGGTACGGCCATCGCTATTTCGGCCTTTCTGAATCTGCTCGTCCCGGGCGCCATGATGCTGCATCCGACCGTTGTGATTCTGGTACGCGTCCTGCAGGGTCTGGTGGAG GGTGTAACGTATCCCGCCTGTCACGGTATCTGGCGCTTCTGGGCCCCACCGCTCGAGCGCTCCCGGCTGGCAACGATGGCTTTCAGCGGTTCGTACGCAGGCGTCGTGATAGGCATGCCAATGTCCGGCATTCTGACCGGCTCGATCAGTTGGCACGCCCCGTTCTACTTCTACGGCGTGATGGGTCTCATATGGTACTGCTTTTGGCTGTGGTTATCGTTCGAGAAACCGCGCCAACATCCAACCATCTCCGTGAAGGAGCTGAAGTACATCGAAAAGTCACTCGGCGAATCGGTACAGCTGCCGATGCCGACCATAGCAACGACACCGTGGCGTCACTTCCTGACGTCGATGCCCGTGTACGCGATCATCGTGGCGAACTTTTGCCGCTCGTGGAATTTCTATCTGTTGGTACTGTACCAGAGTGCCTATCTGAAGCATTCGTTCGACTTCCGGATTGAGGAG ACTGGTTTGCTGGGTGCACTGCCCCATCTACTGATGACGATCATCGTACCATTCGGAGGCATGTTGGCGGATCACATCCGAAAGTCTGGCATCCTGTCGACCACCAACGTGCGGAAGCTGTTCAACTGCGGAGGGTTCGGGTTGGAAGGTCTCTTTTTCTTGGTCGTAGCACATGCCACCAGTTCT ATGGGTGCAGTGACGGCACTGACGCTCGGTGTTGCCTTCAGCGGGTTCGCCATATCCGGTTACAACGTCAATCATCTGGACATTGCTCCACGCTACGCCAGTATTCTGATGGGAATGTCCAACGGCATCGGTACGATAGCGGGCCTGATCTGTCCTATCGCGATAGACCACCTGACACGGGGGCAG CCTAAATCATGCTGGTCAACGGTGTTCACGATAGCAGCCACGGTACACTTGGTTGGCATTACATTTTACGCGATTTTTGCGTCGGGTGAGCTACAACCATGGGCCGAACCGACGGTAGAAGAACAACGGGCCTGGGATCCGGTTGGTTCCGGTTACGAGAAGGAAACCACCTTCAACGACGCCGGTGACGGCGGAACCGCCGGTGGCATTACGGATCCAATGGCACAGATCAACGCCACCAAGACGGTGTCGTACGGTGCGGTCCAACAGCACGTGGCCAACAATCCGTTCGCCTACCCGAACGCCATCAGCGAGGAACCGGTACAACCGGAAGCGAGGGACACATACTTACACGGAAATCCCACAGAGCGTACCTACTGA
- the LOC128304398 gene encoding inactive pancreatic lipase-related protein 1, whose product MFILLVQSKMQQLPFASIGLVFILLAAFQSITEAQKQENKNVFNTSSCLEKPYRCPHPRIKFYLYTRRTQQNPELIDVLDPESLYYTHWNPSHPVKIVIHGFGGGRNLSPSPDMRKAYFTRGNYNIIIVDYGSAVTEPCLSQIEWAPRFGSLCVSQLVKYIAHHPRGVPPDDMHLIGYSVGAHVAGLVANYLTPAEGKLGRITGLDPTIFFYAGSNNSRDLDPSDAHFVDIIHTGAGILGQWSPGGHADFYVNGGTSQPGCASSTIFQTLACDHTKVTPYFIESINSERGFWAGPCPTLISYLLGWCEPKDSDYVLMGEHLSRQARGVFYVTTNAKPPYARGFPGKNRRTAKTSDYSGVRRK is encoded by the exons CTCAGAAGCAGGAAAACAAGAATGTCTTCAACACTAGTTCGTGTCTGGAAAAGCCTTACCGTTGTCCACATCCACGGATCAAATTCTATCTGTATACGCGCCGAACCCAGCAAAACCCCGAACTGATCGATGTGCTCGATCCGGAATCGCTGTACTACACGCACTGGAATCCATCCCATCCGGTGAAGATCGTCATTCATGGGTTCGGTGGCGGACGTAACCTGTCGCCCAGTCCCGACATGCGAAAGGCCTACTTCACCCGGGGGAActacaacatcatcatcgtggACTATGGTTCTGCTGTGACGGAACCGTGCCTGAGTCAGATCGAGTGGGCTCCTCGGTTCGGAAGCCTCTGTGTGTCACAGCTGGTGAAGTACATCGCGCATCATCCACGCGGAGTTCCACCGGACGATATGCATCTCATTGGATACAGTGTCGGAGCACACGTGGCAGGCCTGGTGGCGAACTATCTCACCCCTGCCGAGGGTAAGCTCGGACGTATTACCGGGCTCGATCCGACGATCTTCTTCTACGCGGGTTCGAATAACTCGCGGGATCTTGACCCATCCGATGCACACTTCGTGGACATCATACACACCGGGGCCGGTATTCTTGGCCAGTGGAGTCCGGGTGGGCATGCAGATTTCTACGTCAACGGAGGCACTAGTCAACCGGGTTGTGCCAGTTCTACCATCTTCC AAACACTCGCTTGTGATCATACGAAAGTGACGCCATACTTTATTGAGTCGATCAACAGTGAACGAGGCTTTTGGGCAGGACCATGCCCAACGCTTATATCCTACCTGCTCGGATGGTGCGAGCCGAAAGACTCGGATTACGTCCTCATGGGAGAACATCTCTCTAGACA GGCCCGAGGTGTGTTCTACGTTACGACGAATGCCAAACCACCGTATGCTCGTGGATTTCCGGGCAAAAACCGACGCACGGCCAAAACATCCGACTACAGTGGCGTCCGACGAAAGTAG